CCCTGCAGGGCCAGGAGAGGATCCCTGAGTCCATGTGTAAATACCACAGTCCGCCAGGTGCACTGAGACCCTCGGACCAGCATACGTGCCAGCTCTGATACCCCAGGCTGACCCCATGTTGGTACGTCCCTTCAGCTACTGTCTCTGAACATGATGTGGGGTGACCCAGAGCAGCCCTGGAGATACAGGGATGGAAATGGGGCCAGGCACCGGCAGACGAGAAGATATTTGGGTATTCGGAATGTAAACATGATTCAAGATtcacaggaagaaggaaaaactcTCCTCTAGAGAACAAGACAACCCTGAATCACAGGAAGGATGTGTCACAACTGAGGCAGGGCCCACAGGGGCATCACACCTCCCTAGGCGGGGCCCAGATGGGCAAGGGGTGAGCCTCCGTGTTGAACACATAGGTGTCCAGGCTGAGCAGGTCTGGGTCATCAGAGAAGAGCAGATACAGGTACTTAAGCGTCTCCCCCAGAAAAAAGCTCTCCATCTTGTCCCTGGGCTGGGGATTGAGGGGATCCTGGACGTTGCTGATGGAGGAGTAGCCACCTGAGGGGACCTGCGCAAGAGGCAAGACCATGGCGTCACGGCTGCAGGCACAGGCAGCTCCCCGTGCCAGCCTCGGCCCGGGGGTGAGGCCCCGGCAACCAGAGGAACCCCACCCCAAGTCTCAAGTCTCCCTGCCTCACCGCAGCGTGCCTGCCCTACGCGGACCAGGGCAGGGTCGGGGTGGGGGACCCCAAGGTCCACCAGGGAACTGGCCCCCTCAGCGGAGCCAGTTGGCCACGGGGCCTCCAGACACGCCCTCGGAGATGCCAGCTCCTCTCGAGTGACCCGATGGCAAGCGCCGCCTCCCAAGGCCCCAAGGGCACTCGAGGAGCCCAGAACTCACCGCCTCCCACACCACAGGGCAAAGGACAAGCTTTGGCTCTGCAGGGCGGGTGGTGGGCCCTGGACAGGGCATGACCGTGTCTGAGCCATGGCCCCGACGGCAGGACGAGAGGCACCACGGTCCCAGTGCCATCTAGGGAGCAGGGCCCCCGAGGTCAtcctggggtggaggagggccGCCCAGGCCACATGGAATATCCGGGGAGGATGCGCCCTGTGTATACCAGGCCGCCGCAGGCGCCCTCCCCACACAAGCAAGCCCCTCGGGATGCCCCAGCCCCCGAGACCCTGGGTCCCATGTGCCCTGAACTCCCGAGGTCACGGTGCCTGCCCTCCCAGTCCCAGCCGCTCTGGGCCAGATGGCCGGCAGGCAGCTCACCCGCGTGTACGTGTTGAAGCTCTGCAGAATTTCCCAGCCCCAGTCCTGGTACTTGCGGTCCCCCGTGAGGCGGTACAAGTAGAACAGGCTCTCCACCGTCTCGGGCCGCAGCAGGTTGTGCCTGTCGGCCggctgtgggggcgggggggcggagggaAATGCGGGCTGAGCTCAGGCCaggcccccaggcgcccccacaccCCGGCCCTGCTCACCTTGACTTGCACGTCTTTGTGGTCGTTCTGGGGGTACAGGTTGAAGTGCACGATTTCGGGGCTCAGCCCCGTCTCCATCTGACGGTTCATCTGGTAGCAGGTGTCCATGAGTGCCCGGGCCAGCTCCATGTGGTCGGCGGGCAGGCCGTGGTGGGCGCCCAGAGCCAGTGTCCCTGGCAGGAAGCATACCAGGTGGTCCTGAAATCAGAGCAGGTCCTCACCACTGCGGAGTCTGTGGCCGCACAGGGCAGGGGGCGTGGCGCCAACAGCAGGGCTGGCGCTGCCTCGGTTCCACACGGGCAAGGGACTCCCCGCGGGCCCAGCATCTGGCGCTCCACATGAgcaggggagcgggggggggcggggaggaggtaGCGGCTGGCTCCCCTGGACCGACCCCGACCCCAGACATCCCCGGGCGTCAGCGGGACCCATAGTAGGACACCAGCAGTGACCCCAGGGCAGAGGGGACACGGAGAGGCACGgggagggccctgggggaggggcctggtgCCCACTGTGGACCTCAGTGCCCCTGTGACTGCGCCCTGCTGTTGTCACGGGAACGGGTCCGGGCCACGCAGCCCTGCCTGGACCCGACACGAGCAGACCCAAACCGGGAGAACTCACGCTCGGGCTGGGCTGCCATCGCTCTCTGCAATGTCCTGACTCACAAAGCCATCCGATGGGAGTCCAaggccccccgccctccccgggtCACACACGTGCTCACCATCTTGGCGCTGAAGCGGCCGTGGGCCAGCTCCCCCACGAAGGTGAGCTTTCTGGGCTCAGACCTGCGCAGCAGGTGCCTTCTGATTCCCTCGATGGCTTCCAGGTAGTCTTCTAACAACCTGAACAGACAGGGGATCCTCTTAGCGCACGCCAGGCAGGCGCATGGCCCCCACTTCCCCGCCCCGGGATCGGGCACATGGCCGTGCGGTGCCACGTGCATGCTAGCGGCCCAGACGCCTGGCCCCGTCTGGGGTGGCATCAGGCTAGCGCAGGCCGAGGCTCGTGGCCGTCGGCGGCGTGGGGCATAGGGCtcggccctcccctcccctggacGGGAGCGTTCCTCTTGACGCCCCCGCCAAGGGGCCCCCCAAGACCAGCCTCAGCAGGGCCCCAGGACCCACATGCCCACCATGGCTCTCTGTGCCGGGATGCCCTCGTCTCTGCCCGCAGGGGTCAGCCCGCAGCTGCCCCCCAGGGGTCAGGGGTCGCTGTCACCCCTAGGCTCGAGACCTCAGGAACAACCAGTTCTCTCCCCCGTGCCATACAATGCACGATGCAGTAGTGACCGCATTGCTCTCCGGGTAAGCGTGCATTCTGAGCGTCAGAACAGTAAGCGCCAGGtggcccaggggcacctggccacCTGCGGCTGGGGAGCAtgtgcgcggggggggggggggggggggtgtttccACACCCCAAGGATGCCTGTtcggccaggccaggccaggccaggccccaggccccctcctcctcatcctcggCACAAAGATCATGGTTGGAAGAAACAcgttccgggggggggggggggggggggccgaggCTGGGCCGGCATGGCTGCGGCTGCCTGGCCAAGGACTGGGGATCAGGGGGCGTGGGGACTCCACCCCAAGGCAGCAAAAACCGGCCTCACTGCGTCTCCTGCTTTCCACCCTGGATCCACTGCTTCAGCAGGTACTCGTAGTAGCTGTCAGCCCTGGCTCCCAGAGTGAACACGCCCATGTGCGTGAAGAGGCCGCTGTGCGTATTGATGAACATGGGCACCAGCCCGTCCTTCTTGCCCGACAGGGAGTGGACATGCCGCGTCACCTCCTCCGCAGCCTCCTGGGGCAGACgaggggggagcggggggagcgAGAGGGTGGGTGGCCCGTGGCACAGAGGGGCTCCGTGGGctcgtcccccccaccccgccaggaCTGACCCGCTGGGCCCTGCGGAGCAGAGAGCAGGCCATGATCCCAGCCATGGCGCCCTCAGCCTGGCTGCCCTGGGCAGGGGGGTTTCTGAGACCCACACGGGTGGGCCCCACAGCGCTGGGCCCGTCTGTTCACGCACGACTGCCTCGATGCCTGGGCAGGGGCCACAGGCCCGGTGATAGGGCTGAGCTCAGCCGCAGGGGGCTGTGCCTCGAGACCACAGCCCCGTCCCCACCACCTCTGGCCCAGGCATGGCCGTCTTCTCCCACTCGCTGGAGGGAAGGCAGGCATGTCTGCTTCTGCGCCCGGGCTTGCCATGTGTCCACCCGGTGACTCCTGAGCGGCCACAAGACCCAACGGCCTCAGCTCCTCTCAGCTCGCCCGTCATCCCAGGTGGCTCCCCGCAACCAGGCTCCACAGCTCTGTGCGCATTTTGTGACCACGCTCAGGACCCCGCACGAAGACCGGCAGCCTGGCCTCTACCCTACACGGACGCCCACGCTGACTCATAGATCCTCCCGGGGGCGGAGGGGCCCACACACCACCCGTCTCCCCAGGACACAAACACCTGGGGCGGCCCGCGTCGGAAATGCCGCAAGTCATGGGTACGGAAACCGCATCGAGCGCGAGGCACCCTGACGCACCCGCTACGATGGTCACGGGAGCACGGCCCTCACCCCCCATCTCCCCCCCGTCGGAGATGACCCGGCGCCCCCCGCCGACGAGCGCCTGGACAGGACATCACGGGCTTCGTCCACACGATGGGGTGCTGCTGGGCCACGGACAGGGGCGACCTGCACACGTGCCACGACACAGACGTGTCCAGAAATGCTTCCACGCAGATGACAACGTTGCGCACGCTGAAAGGGCCAGACGTGGGAGGCCTGTGCTGCAGGACCTCGCCCACGCCGGATGAAAAACAGGGAGAGCCACCCACACGCACACGGGGCTCGCTCTGTGGTCCCCAATGTGGGCCAAGGCCCCGGAGGGCAGGAGGGTGCGTCATGGGCGATGGATCACCTCTCAGGGGGGACGTCGTTCGGGACTCAGAACATGGCAACCGCTGTGCCCGAGGAATGCGGTATGGCTGCATGTGGAGAGCCTCGCATTCTTAGCACGTGACCCACATCTCAGTGTCTCAAGAGAAAGAGGAGAACGAATGGCACAGTGTGCCGAGTGCAGAAGCTGCCCAGGAGGAGCGCGGAGGGACGAGGACTGTCTGACAAAGATGCTGACAGCCGGGCGGGGAGTCCAAAAACCACCACCAGGCCCAGAGGCCACACAGCACGGAGCCACCTAGCCCAGCCGACCCCAGGGGTGCTGGCACCCTCCTCCCAACAACCCCGCTGCCGCATGCCACTGCAGCACGTGGGAGGCCGGCAGGGGGGGACCCTGAGGACCTGGGCCCGGGTGATGCCTTGACGCCCCAGCATCCGTCATCAGGGAGGAAGAGGGATCCGCTGAGAGCAAATAGGGACCGACAGAGGACACGGGAGGGTGGTGTCGCCGCGGCCCGGGGTCAGGGTGCACCCCAGCcctcaccccctgcaccccccgggCCCCTGCCTACCTGAAACTTCTTACTTCCCGTGAGGCGTGAGAGCTCCCGGAACTCCAGCTGAATGCTCGTGACCTCGGCCACCGTGCTGTCCGAGGTCCAGCGGGGCGGGTGGGCGGCCCCAGTGCCGATGTTGACGTCGGAGTACGGAATCTTGGAAGGCGTCTGGAACGCAGGCATGAGCCGATTCCCAAAATCTTCCTGACACAACAACATGGTGAGGCGTCAAGGCTCCCTGCTGCCCGGCGGCCTTGCCTCCGTCCCATGACGCCACCCCGGCCCTGAGTCTGCCCAGTTATGGGGATGTGGGACCTGCCAGCTTCACCCGGCCTCGACGCACCATGGCCGCAAATCGGAGCTGGCCCCGCAAAACTCCGAGAGGAATTCCCTGCAGGTCACGGTGATACAGGCAGCGCTAGGCCAGCTCGTGCGCACGTGCGCGAAGGAGGCCCCACCGGATCAGGGGTGGGAGATCTGGGAACGGACCCCCTCATGCCCCCCAATCCCTCGAGCCGAGAAACAACTGTTTGCTCACTCGCTGGGACTCCTCTCCCCGCAGCGCGAGCCGGCCCGGGCTGAGACACTCACAGCCTTCCTCAGGAAGAGCTCGTCCCCCGACAAGTGGTAGGCGCTCAGAAGCCCACCAAGTATCCGGATTGTGCTCTCAAACAGGTTGACGTCCACATCTTTCTGAAACCGTAGCTTCTTCGACACCCACTTCCTGGCCTCTTCAAACTCTGAGATGTGAAACAGCGAGAGTAGGGGAGCCCATTGCCGGCCTCGtgccccagggcctctccctcGGGGCTCTGtgcttccatctctctctctctcccacaggTATGCGTGTCATGGCCTGCGGGCTGGGCAGGAGCCCTCACACCCCCCAGCACACAGATAAGACGAGCCGGCATGCACTCGGGCGCTCAGCCAGTCGTCATGAAAGATCGTGGCATCCGAGGCCGTGGGGTCACCTCACAGGAGGCGTTGGCCTCCTTGGATGACTTAACTGGACTTCCTGAGATCGGCTCAGAGATAACCTAGGCCGGTGATCCCACGACCACCCGATCCGTGTGGCTCGAGGAGGACGTGCGTGAGGCAGAGACCCCGGTGCTGACGGCCTCTCGGGTCACGGGTCACCTCCCGCCACAGAGCCCCTTCTGGCTGCCGCAGAAGCACTGGCTGGAacttgctggggggggggggggggggggcgctgcccTGTGGGTCCTCGGGAGCCTGACGTCAAACAGCAAAGCAGCTGCCTGTGCACGGCACGTCCACTCCTGTCACCCATGAGAAGGAGAGCACGCCAGAAGGAAACAGCAGCGTTTCCCCCATCCGGGCACCGTTCACCCTCCCTTCCGCCCGCCCGAGTATCACCCGAGGAGAATCGGGGCTGTGTGTTTGGGAAGGAGTGGATACCTTTTTTCAGACCCAAAATCCACATGGTGTCCAGGGCGTCAATCAGGGTCAGGCCCAGGCCAAACCACTCACTGAAGGACCTGGACACAGGTTTCAGCTCATCATGGCCCCAGGCAAATTTGCGGTATCCGGCCCACGCATGGCGGAAGGCGTCGATCACAGCTCTCTGACGCTCGTttggggaggctggagggagagaggtCACAGGACCAGCGCAGTCAGGGTTAGACCCCTCTGCAGCCCCACAAAGAACAGGGCCGGAGGGGGCACCATCCAGGGCTACGGGGCAGCAGTGGACTGCGCCGAAGGTCGGACCCTCACAACTGGACACAGCTGCCAAGGTGGCGAGGTCTCAACCACCTGGCCTGGGCCCGTCGCCTCCACCCTCTGGGACTGCAGGGAACACGCAGCGAGCGGAGACCCCCCAAAGAGGTGGCCCAGCACCTGCACAGGATCCCGTGGCTTCAGGGGTACCCCGTGAGCTGGCTGCGGGTGACCCGCACAGGGCGCCTCAGCTTCAAAGGGCCCCTTTCGTGCCCCGTCAGCCCCGGGCACGTGTATTTGCAAACTGGAAGTCCCGTGGAGCAGACACACCTGGGGCCCCCCTGGAGCCTTTCTGGGGGACCTGCGACTGCCCTCCACACGTAGGAGG
The Vulpes vulpes isolate BD-2025 chromosome 2, VulVul3, whole genome shotgun sequence genome window above contains:
- the LOC140597821 gene encoding endoplasmic reticulum mannosyl-oligosaccharide 1,2-alpha-mannosidase-like; amino-acid sequence: MYPPLPPPAPHRDFISVTLSLGQSYDGSKSWRRRSCWRKWKQLSRLQRNVILFSLTFLMLCGFLSYISVADQWRAVDGRSAEEQKTRPADPPVLPAPQKADAHPENMQGALPQKPQRHFRRGPPNLHLRTPSKDSEDPRQGDTKRRDEAVGDAHQEESTQRTVVSWRGAVIEPQPGTELPSRKAEAPARPSSQAPRIQNPAASPNERQRAVIDAFRHAWAGYRKFAWGHDELKPVSRSFSEWFGLGLTLIDALDTMWILGLKKEFEEARKWVSKKLRFQKDVDVNLFESTIRILGGLLSAYHLSGDELFLRKAEDFGNRLMPAFQTPSKIPYSDVNIGTGAAHPPRWTSDSTVAEVTSIQLEFRELSRLTGSKKFQEAAEEVTRHVHSLSGKKDGLVPMFINTHSGLFTHMGVFTLGARADSYYEYLLKQWIQGGKQETQLLEDYLEAIEGIRRHLLRRSEPRKLTFVGELAHGRFSAKMDHLVCFLPGTLALGAHHGLPADHMELARALMDTCYQMNRQMETGLSPEIVHFNLYPQNDHKDVQVKPADRHNLLRPETVESLFYLYRLTGDRKYQDWGWEILQSFNTYTRVPSGGYSSISNVQDPLNPQPRDKMESFFLGETLKYLYLLFSDDPDLLSLDTYVFNTEAHPLPIWAPPREV